CTCATGGTAGGCAACCAATTCACGTTCTTTTTGTGAAACTGTCTTATCTTTCTTAGAAGGTCCAGCAATAACCCTATCTTCTGCTTCATCAATATCTGAAGCATCAATAACTGACTTGTTGCGACGGGCTGCAACCAAGGCTGCCTCGTTTAGAACGTTTTCCAAGTCAGCACCAACAAAACCTGGAGTTTGTTGGGCAACTAATTTCAAATCAACATCTTCTGCTAGAGGTTTGTTTTTAGCGTGAACTTTCAAGATTGCTTCACGACCTTTAACATCAGGGCGACCAACCAAGACTTTTCTATCAAAACGTCCTGGGCGGAGAAGAGCTGGATCAAGAACATCTGAACGGTTTGTCGCAGCGATAACGATAATTCCTTCATTACCCTCAAAACCATCCATTTCAATTAAGAGCTGGTTCAAGGTTTGCTCACGTTCATCATTTCCTCCACCGAGACCAACTCCACGTTGGCGACCAACAGCATCAATTTCATCGATAAAGATAATGGCTGGTGCTGCTTTTTTAGCATCCTCAAAAAGAGAACGAACACGACTTGCGCCAACTCCGACAAACATTTCTACAAAGTCAGATCCTGAAATGCTAAAGAATGGAACGCCTGCTTCTCCGGCAACCGCCTTAGCAAGCAAAGTCTTACCTGTTCCCGGAGGTCCCTCTAAAAGAACACCCGCAGGAATACGCGCACCAAGTTTGGTAAATCTTTTTGGATCTTTTAGGAATTCAACAACTTCTACTAATTCTTGTTTTTCTTCCTCAGCACCTGCAACATCTGAGAATCGTACCTTGATATCTTCTTTGTTAGCAGCCTTGGCCTTGCTACGTCCAAAACTCATTGGATTTCGGCCACTATTTCCTCCCATATTTCCCATCATAGAGAATAGGAAGAATAAGAGAATAGCAAACGGCACAACAGAGACAAGGATATTGATCCACATACCGCTTGAACTCTCATGTTTGACTGTTACTTCTGCCTGATGTTCAGAAGCAAGTTTTTGCAATTCTGAAACTGTTGAATCAGACGGAAGAATAGTACTTGAGAATCTTTCTACTGTTGTAGCAGTAGGAGTGAAAAATTGAATTCCTGTTTCTTCCTTACTAGTCTTAGGATTTTTATAAACACCAGACACTTCAATGATGCTACCATTTGGCTGATAGGTTAATTCTTTTACATTGTCTGCAGTAATTTCTTTTACCAGTTCTGTATAGTTAATTTTTTCGCTTCGCCCAGCAGTATTTCCAGAGTAAAAATACTGGAATCCTGTCACTAGGAAGAAGATAATTAACAAGTAGAGAAATGGGTTTCTAACTAAACCATTATTTTGTTTTTTCATTAAAGATAAATCTTTCTAATTTGAATAAACTTCTTCTTTCAATACTCCAACATAAGGAAGGTTACGATAATTTTCTTTATAATCTAGACCATAACCTACCACAAACTCATTTGGAATAGTAAAGCAAGTATAATCCGCTTCAATTTCAACAACACGTCCCTCTGGTTTGTCCAACAAAGTCGCGATTTTAACAGAAGCTGCTTCTCTTGCAATAAACATATCTCGCAGATTTTTCAAAGTTTGACCTGTATCGATGATATCTTCTACAAATAGAATATGTCTTCCTTTGATATCTTGAGTTACGTCTTGCTTGATATTGATGACACCACTACTTGCAGTTCCACCATGGTAGCTAGATACCATCATAAAGTCTATCTCAATATGTGTATCAATATGTTTGACCAACTCAGCCATAAAAGGAATCGATCCTTTCAAAATTCCAACAAGAATTGGATTTTTTCCATCATAGTCTTTGGTTAATTGTTTACCTAGCTTTTTAGCTGCTTCTATAATTTCATCATGTGAAATGAGGATTTTTTTAATATCGTGTTCTAACATCTTTTTACCTATCTATTTTTTCTATATAAAGTACAGTGTTCATTATATCATTTTTCGTGTTTTTACTCAAATCACTGGTCGCAATTCCCAAAATTGAGACAATTTCTCCAAATTGCTCAATAATAGGAGTTGTTTTTCGTTTTTCAATAGGGATTTTCAAATCTATATACAAACGCCTCAGTTTCTTTCGATGACCATTCAGCCTAATAACATCACCAGGTTTTCGATATCTAATGTGTACAGATGTTTCTCGTGAAACCGTTACTCTTTGAACAGACTTCCCTTCAATAGGAATACCAAAAGAAAATAGATACCCCATATATCGAACTTGATTTTGATAGTGTAACACAAGTTCATCTTCCTTTTCATCAGCCTGAGGACTGATTTTGCAAACTCTAAACTTTTGATACTCTTTTATCAATTCATAACCATTTTTCAATGGATGACGATACTGGCTTTTCCTTGCTAAAATCTGTCGAACTTCATCAAACTGAGACTTCGTAAGATTTAAGTCTGGGAATTGATTGAGATAGTTCTGGAGCAAGACCCCTTGAGTTTGTTCTGAGTATGAAAAGAGCTCATTCAAATCTTCTACATCAATCTGTTCAGAAAGCTCCGTTATGGTTGCTTGGTAATCTGAAACTTCCATTCCAAAATCTAAAAGGGCGGATTTAAGACGAGGATTTTCTTTTTCAAGTTCTGGTAAATACCTATTCCGAATACGATTGCGAAAATAGCTGTTCTCACGATTTGTTTGATCTTCGAAATGAAAAATTGGTGGGAAGTCTGTTTTATGAAAATGCAACAAGGGACGGATGATTTCAATATCATCAACTACTTGACTTTCTTTTATCCCTGTTAAATGGCGTAACCGACTTCCTCGAATCAAGCGCATCAAAATCGTTTCAACTTGATCATCTGCATGGTGGGCAGTGACCAAGGCAGTTGCTCCAACCTCTTTCATGATTTTCCTAAAAAAATCATAACGAAACTCTCGAGCACGCGCTTCTGAAAAGTCTCCTGAAAAGCTTGTGATATAAATAGGAAGTTCAGCTGCATCAGCTAACTTCCTTAGTTCATTTTCCTCCCAGTCAGACTCACTTCTCTGCTTGTGATTGACATGTGCTACAATCAGCTCAATTTCCAACTCTTTTTGGTAAGTAGACAATAGATGAAATAAAAACATTGAATCCAGTCCGCCAGATAAAGCTAACACGACTTTAGAATGTTTTTTGAAATACTCTTTTCGGAGAAAATGATTTAAAAAATCCCGTTTCCTCATTTTAGAACCTCATAGACATCCTTGGCTATCTTAGCAATAGTGTCATAATCAGAATTTTTGGTGAAAATAGAAAGAACGAAAGGAGAATCAGTATAGACAATGGCAGTGTCATGTTTAAACTCATCCGCATCTCCGATTTTATGAGCCACCTTAACCGAAACACCTTTTGCAATTCTTTGATTGTCAAAATCAGTCTTACTGAGAGATTCTAAGACAAAACCATTCTGATTATAAATAGCTTCCATAACTTTTCCAGCCATTTTTGAAGAAGTCAATTTATCATTCACATCCCAATCTTCACCCATAATAGTAGACATTTTTTCTTTAAAAACGCCGTCAGATTGATTGGTCACATAATAACCTAAAATATTATGAGCAACATTATCAGACTCTTTTGTTATTTTGGTAATTAACTGTTGGAGACTGTAATCTTTGTTGTCTTCTTTTTTAGGTAAACTACCACTACCTTCTGGTTTATAGGATCCAGGGAAGCTATTTACTTCTGGGATATACTTGAAACTGCTGTCCAGCGTATAGTCGCCTTGATTTATCTTATCTTGAGCATAATAAAGGTAGGCCAATTTCAAGATGCTAGCTGCATAGAGTTTGTTGTCTTCATTCACCCCAGCCTCTTTACCTGTACTCAGCTGTTTAACATAAATAGAGTAATTTTCATTCTGATAGTTGTTTGATAAGATTTCTTGAACCTTCTGGATGCGATTGTCCTCTTCTGAGACGAACTCTTTTGATACCCACCCAACTTGATCAATATGAAGAAATTCTTGTCCCTCAGCAAAGAGGGTTCTATCCACTGTTACGTGTTGATAAGGAGAGAGGATAGAAGAAATTTCTTTAACGTCATAAGGGCTGCTATAAATAACAAACCCTGGTTCCAACCATACTTGTCTATTTTGAGTTTGAACATGACTTTGATCATAGACTAAACGCTTATCTGCAAGGATAAACTGATGATTGTCTAATTTAAAAACAGGAATACCTTGTTTATTCAAACGCCATTCTACTATTTTAAAGGCGATTTCAGGAGTTAATTTACCAGACTCCTTGACAAGGTCCTCATTAGCATAGAGAGTTGTTTCTCCATATACCTTAGGGGATTCCAAAATTTCTTTATAGTAGAATCCATAGTTAGACTCAATTAGATAATAAATTTCTTGTGAAGAGTAAGGAAGCTGTTTTTCTGTGCTAACTACTCTTGAAATGATAATAAAAGCAGGTAGCAATAGAACTACTAAGAACTTACGCATTCTTTCCTTCCCTTTCTTCTTGTAATCGTAATAAATGATTTTTAGTTGCTAATTCCTCTAGTTTTTCATCTGATAAACTTAAAAACTGCTCAACAACTTTTAATATATTTTCCATGACATTACCTCGGAAGCAAATCAGGAATTGTGTAAATCGCTTCTCGTTTCTTTGAGTAATAGTACTTGGCGCGTGCATATTTTGCCACATAGTCTTCGTCTTTCAACTTTGAAGCAAAAGCGGATTCCTTATCCTTTTCATCACTGAGAGTTTGGTATTGCTCTTTCAACTCTGTCAATTGCTGACGACGTTGCAGTAACTGATTATAACTTTGGGCCAGATTGTAGGTTGGTAAAATAAACAATAAAATCATCAAAATCAGAACCCAACCCATAAAGCGATTCCTCTTTTGTCTTTCCTTCATCAGGTAACGACGACGTTGGTGTTCATTTTGAATAAAAGGATTGTTCATCTGTACAATATTTTTAGACATTTTCTTCTACCCGTGTTTCACTGAGAATTTCATACATGCCTGCTGCATCTTCTTTTTTTGTACTATCTTTCATCTCCAGTACTTTTACAAGCAACAATTTACTTCCAAAGCGAATTTCAACTTGGTCATCAACTTTCAAATCTGTTGAACTTTTGGCCAAGATTCCATTTACCTTGATTCTACCTTTATCCGCTACTTCCTTTGCTACGGTACGACGCTTAATAATTCGTGATACTTTTAAATACTTGTCTAATCTCATTTTTATTACCTCAAATTATTATTGTACCATTTTTATCCTTTTTATAGAAGAAAAACGTCAAATAGAATTAGCTTCCTTTGATTCTTTTATCTCTAGCAAACTTTCTCCAAAAATCATCAGACCTTCTAAAATTTCATAATCCTTCTTGTTTCGGACATCAAATACGACTTCCATTAATCCTCTATTCTCCGCTATAGTTGCTTTTAAGTTCGTTGCAGATAGGGATTTAAAGTAATCTTGAGCCAAAAATAATCGTTGAGTGACTTTTTCAAATTGAACTGTAATCTTATTCTCTTTTCTTTCTACGCGTTCAACAAAGACCTTATCCAAGTATGATTTGACCAAACCAATCTCTAAAAGATAGGCCACCACATCTGGATATTCTCCAAAGCGGTCCATCAACTCTTCTTGTAATTCTTCATAGTTGACACGACTGTCAATCTGACGAATTTTCTTGTAAATTTCAATTTTATGTCGTTGGTCAGAAATATAAGTATCAGGAAGATAGGCATCGATTTGTAAAATCAACTCGGCATTTCCTTTAGTTCTCGTGTTCTCATTTCCATTGCGTTTAGCAATAGCTTCCTCTAGTAACTGAGAATACAATTCAAAACCAACAGAATCAATGAAGCCCGATTGAGATTTTCCTAAGAGGTTTCCTGCTCCACGAATTGAAAGATCACGCATAGCAATCTTAAATCCAGATCCCAATTCTGTAAATCCTTTGATTGCTTCTAATCTCTTTTCAGAGACTTCACTGATTGATTTTTCTGGACGATACATAAGATAGGCATAGGCAATGCGATTGCTTCGACCAACTCTCCCTCTTAATTGATACAAAGTTGACAAACCCATATGGTCTGCATTTTCAATAAATAAGGTGTTAGCATTTGGAATATCAACGCCAGTCTCAATGATTGTGGTAGTCACCAAAATATCATACTGACCTTCAATAAAGTCCAACAAAGTGTTTTCTAACTGAATTTCGCTCATTTGTCCGTGAACATACCCAATCGAAGCTTCTGGAATCAACTCTTGTAATTCTGAAACCTTCCGATCAATAGTGTCAACTTTATTGTAAAGATAGTAAACTTGACCACCACGCTCCATTTCACGTAAGACAGCATCACGAATCACACTATCATTCTTTTCCAAAACATAGGTTTGCACTGGATACCGATTGGTCGGAGGTGTTTCAATAACAGACAAATCTCGGATTCCCAACATAGACATATGAAGGGTTCGAGGGATTGGTGTTGCTGTCAAGGTTAGGACATCCACTTGTTTCTTCAGTTCTTTCAATGTTTCCTTATGCTTGACACCAAATCGTTGCTCTTCATCAATAATCATCAAGCCTAAATCTGAAAATACAACATCTTTTGACAAAACACGATGTGTTCCAATCAAAATATCGATTTGACCATTCTTTAATTTTTCAAGTGTCTCCGCCTGCTCTTTTTTACTTCTAAAGCGACTCAATACATCAATATTAACAGCAAAATTTTGGAATCTTTCCTTAAAATTCGTATAGTGTTGTTGCGCTAAAACCGTCGTCGGGACTAGAACGACAACTTGTTTATGATCATTGACCGCCTTAAAGGCTGCACGCATTGCAACTTCAGTCTTCCCAAAACCAACATCTCCAACCAAAAGTCGATCCATGGGGTGAGAATCCTGCATATCTTTCTTGATTTCCTCAATACTGCGAAGTTGATCATCCGTTTCAACATAAGGAAAAGCATCATCAAAAGCATGTTGCTCATCATCATCAGCTGAGAAAGCAAATCCCTTCAACTGACTACGCTCAGAATAAAGTTTGATTAAATCGTCAGCTATATCCTCTACCTGGTTCTTAACTTTTTGCTTGGCCTTTTTGAAATGACCATCATTTAATTTATTAAGTTTTGGAGCTTTCCCATCACTTGAAACATATTTGGACAGTAATTGAATCTGCTCAACTGGGATGGAGATTTGATCCCCATTTTGATATTGAACACTGACATAATCACGGTGAATCCCTTTGATTTCAATTGTCTCAATTCCTAAATATTGACCAATTCCATGGATATGGTGAACAACGTAGTCCCCTTTTTCAAGTTCATTATAATCTTTTAATCGCTCTGCATTTGAAGCATGTTGTCTTCTAAACCGACGTTTTAATTTCTTTTGAAAAATCTCATGTTCAGTAATCAAGAGAATTTTTTCATCTACAAAATGAAAACCATGTCTTAGATTACCCTCAATCAAGTTTACAGATTCTTTACAGATACTTGACTTATCTCTGGAATCCAATTTAATCTGGTATTCCTCTAAAACATCCTCCAATGTTTTACTTCCCATTGAATTGCTAGACTGCAGAACAATAGTGTAGTTCATTTTTTTATATCGCTCAATTTCTTCTTTAAGAAAAGAAAATTGATTGAAAAACTCTTGCATAGGATATTGATTAAATTGATAAATGTGATCAAACTTGAGATTTCCTAATCCTTTTTGTAGATTGGAGAAAAAGGTAACTGGACTTTGTTTTTTATAGGTTTGCTCTGTATCTGCAAAATACTGCATATCAGAAAATGCTTTACCGTTCTGTAAATCTTCTGTAAAGTATTGAGCTAATTCTCTTTCAAAGACTTCATACTGATTCATCAATTTCTGGTAATCATCAAAGAATACTGGTGTATCTTTTTCAATATAATCAAATATTGTCCATGTTTTATCGTAACATAAAGATAAAAACTTCCGACTATCTGAATGCACCTGTCTTTGATGAAAACTTGACAAAATCTCTTCCAAGTATGATTTTAAAATCGGTGATAAGGTCTTTGAAATTTGCTTTTCTAAAGCTGACTGACCTCGTGTATAATCCCTTTCTCTTAAAAGTATATCACTATCTGGAAAGATGGTGAGTTCTGTTTGATTTTCTTTTGATAATTGTGTTTCTACTTCAAAAGTTCGAATTCCATCTACTTCATCCCCAAAAAACTCAATTCGGAAAGGTTCTAACTGAGACATCTCAAAAATATCTAAAATATCCCCTCGAATACTAAACTCACCTTGAGTTTGTACTTGCGTAACTTTGCAATAGCCTATTTCCTTTAATTTGTGAAGAAGGCCATGTTGGTCATATTCTTCACCAACTGAGATTTTTACAATACTATCTTTGAATATATTGGGAGAAGGTAAAATCAATCGACTTGCTGCGATATTACAAACTAAAATCCCTTTCTTAGATGAATCAGTTAAAAAACGCAAGGCTTCAACCCGCGAAATGATTTTTTCTTGTGAAGACATCAAAAACTCTACCATAGGAGAATCATCTACCAAAAATGGATAGACAAGTTCCTCTCCTAAGATAGAAAGAAGATCACTGATAATTCGTTCTGCTTCTCCATAAGTCGATGTCAGTAACACAATCTTTTTTTCTTTTTTTAGACTACTTGCAATTGCAAGAGCCTTGGTAGAAGTTGACAGACCTAACATTAGTTGCCTTTTCTTATCTATCAGATTTTGATGCCATTTTTTTATCTGATCATTTTCTGAGAATAAATCTAATAAAGTCACCATTTAGCCGTTATACCTCTGCATTGTTTTCTCAAAGTTTTTCTCTTGTAAATAGTAATTTACAGCATCGTCAACCTTGTCAACTGACTGTAAAATACCTACATAGTCATCCTGATCAAATTTACTTAAAACATGATGAACAACAGACATGCCTTTTTTAGGTCTGCCAATACCTATTTTAACACGGTTAAAAACCTGAGTACCTATATGTTTAATAATAGATTTAATCCCATTATGGCCACCTGCTGAGCCCTTTGCTCTTAAACGAATTCTTCCAACTTCCATGTCAAGGTCGTCGTAAATAACGAGTAAATCTTCAATATCCAAACCATAGTAGGTTAATAAAGCATGAACTGCTTTTCCACTTTCATTCATAAAAGTCGTTGGTTTAACAAGATAAATTTTTTCGCCATTAAGAAAAAAAGATGCTAGGTCAGCTTGAAATATCTTATCGTGTGTAAAAGTGACATTTTGTTTTTTAGCTAATTGGTCAATCAACATAAAACCAACATTGTGCTTGGTTTCAAAATATTTATCCCCTGGATTTCCTAATCCTACAAGTAATTTGGTCATTTATTTTTCCTTTCAAAAGCCAAAAGGGTTGGAATTTTTTTCCAACCTAGTTGACACTATTTGTTAAATGTTATTAGACATTAAAGCGGAATTCCATGATATCGCCATCTTGAACGACATATTCTTTTCCTTCTTCACGCAAACGCCCAGCTTCTTTTACAGCCTTTTCAGATCCATATTTCACTAGATCCTCATATGACATTGTTACTGCACGAATAAACCCTTTTTCAAAGTCTGAGTGGATAATACCAGCTGCTTGAGGAGCTTTCATCCCTCGCTTAAAGGTCCAAGCACGGACTTCTTTTTCACCAGCTGTGAAGTAAGTTCCAAGCCCAAGCAAGTGATAAGCTGCACGAGTCAACTTGTCAACGCCTGATTCAGTCAAACCAAGTGCTTCAAGAAACTCTTGCTTATCTTCCTCATCTAACTCAGAAATTTCTTCCTCAGCACGCGCGGAAATAACTACTACTTCAGCATTCTCTGTCGCTGCGAATTCACGAATTTGCTTCACATATTCGATAGAATCTGGATCTGAAACTACATCCTCATCCACATTAGCAACATAAAGAACTGGTTTAGTGGTCAAAAGGAAGAGACCTTTGACAACTTTTTGTTCTTCATCTGTAAATTCGATGGTGCGAGCTGATTTTCCATCTTCAAGGACTGGTTTAATCTTTTGAAGAACATTAAACTCTGCCACGGATTCCTTATCTTTTTGCGTACGTGCCATCTTTTCTACACGCGCATAGCGTTTATTAACTGATTCTAAGTCAGCAAGAATCAACTCCAGGTTAATAGTATCAATATCTGCGAGTGGATCCACAAAGGCATCTTCACGTCCTTGTTCACGCATGACATTTTCATCATCAAATGCACGCACAACATGAACAATCGCATCTACTTCACGGATGTTGGCTAAAAATTTATTCCCTAGACCTTCTCCTTTTGATGCACCTTTTACAATCCCTGCAATATCTGTAAATTCAAATGTTGTTGGGACTGTCTTTTTAGGAGTAATCATTTCAGTTAGTTTTTGTAGGCGTTCATCTGGAACTTCTACCATCCCAACATTTGGATCAATAGTCGCAAATGGGTAGTTTGCGGCCTCTGCTCCTGCTTTTGTAATTGCATTAAAAAGGGTTGATTTTCCAACGTTTGGCAAACCAACGATACCTGCTGTTAAAGCCATAGTTTCTCATTCTCCGTTCTCATTTCAATCCCTAACATTATAACACAAAAAGGGAAAACTTGCTAACTCTCTAACTAAAGGTTCTTAGTCAATAATCTTATTCATTTTTCGTTCAAAATCATGGCGACTCATCATGACAAGGTGGTCGCAATTGCTACATTTGATTTTGATATCTGCCCCTACACGTGTAATTTCCCAACGATTGGCTTTTTTTCCTGTTGACTTTATTGTGCAAGCATGTGGTTTTTTCATCTCAACAAAATTTCCAACTTGATACATACTACTCTCCTTTTCTTTTTCGATTATATCATAAAAGAGGCGAGCTAGGCTCAACCTCTTTCACTTAATTTGTACGAACTGGTGTGATGAGTTGCATGAAGTCTTCGTCAGTATCTGCTGGCACAAGAGTAAATGGACGAACTGCTGAGATAAAGCTAATAGTCACTTTTTCGCTATTTAAAGCCTTGAGGGAATCAATCAAGTAAGTCGGGTTGAAACTAATGGTCAAATCATCACCAGTCACCTGATCAGTATCGATTTCTTCGTTTACTTTACCAACTTCAGGAGAATGAACATGGGCGCTAACAACACCACCTCTAATTTCAAGCTTCACAGTACCATTTTGAGTCGCACTTGATAAGAGACGTGCGCGTTCCATTGATTGACGCAAATTAACAACATCAAAAGTAATTATCGTGTTAAAGTCAGTTGGAATCAAACGATCTGTATCAGGATAGTTTCCTTCTAGGAGACGAGTGTAGAAGCTTATATTTTCGCTTCTAAAGAGGATTTGATTGTTGGAAAAGAAAATCTCCACTGTTTCAATATCATCCGTAAATACAGCTGAAAATTCACGTAGAGAGCGACCAGGAATCACCACATCGAAATCATCACCATTTTTTTCAAGAGTCAATTTTTTCTGGCTAAGGCGATGAGAATCTGTCGCAACTGTTTTTAGTTCTTTATTTTGGCTCAATACGAAGTGGACACCTGTTAAGATTGGGCGACTTTCTTGCGTACTTGCAGCAAAAGCTGTTTCATTGATAATTTTCTTGAGTAGTTTTGTTTCAAGGACCAAAGGAGTACTTGCTGAAATTTCTTGGATTCGTGGGTACTGTTCGCTATCTTTTCCTTTTAGGGTGATTTCTGATTTGCCACTTGTTAAGACAATTTGTTTTTGTTCAGTCTCTTTGAAA
This genomic interval from Streptococcus oralis subsp. tigurinus contains the following:
- a CDS encoding serine hydrolase, with product MRKFLVVLLLPAFIIISRVVSTEKQLPYSSQEIYYLIESNYGFYYKEILESPKVYGETTLYANEDLVKESGKLTPEIAFKIVEWRLNKQGIPVFKLDNHQFILADKRLVYDQSHVQTQNRQVWLEPGFVIYSSPYDVKEISSILSPYQHVTVDRTLFAEGQEFLHIDQVGWVSKEFVSEEDNRIQKVQEILSNNYQNENYSIYVKQLSTGKEAGVNEDNKLYAASILKLAYLYYAQDKINQGDYTLDSSFKYIPEVNSFPGSYKPEGSGSLPKKEDNKDYSLQQLITKITKESDNVAHNILGYYVTNQSDGVFKEKMSTIMGEDWDVNDKLTSSKMAGKVMEAIYNQNGFVLESLSKTDFDNQRIAKGVSVKVAHKIGDADEFKHDTAIVYTDSPFVLSIFTKNSDYDTIAKIAKDVYEVLK
- the mfd gene encoding transcription-repair coupling factor, producing MVTLLDLFSENDQIKKWHQNLIDKKRQLMLGLSTSTKALAIASSLKKEKKIVLLTSTYGEAERIISDLLSILGEELVYPFLVDDSPMVEFLMSSQEKIISRVEALRFLTDSSKKGILVCNIAASRLILPSPNIFKDSIVKISVGEEYDQHGLLHKLKEIGYCKVTQVQTQGEFSIRGDILDIFEMSQLEPFRIEFFGDEVDGIRTFEVETQLSKENQTELTIFPDSDILLRERDYTRGQSALEKQISKTLSPILKSYLEEILSSFHQRQVHSDSRKFLSLCYDKTWTIFDYIEKDTPVFFDDYQKLMNQYEVFERELAQYFTEDLQNGKAFSDMQYFADTEQTYKKQSPVTFFSNLQKGLGNLKFDHIYQFNQYPMQEFFNQFSFLKEEIERYKKMNYTIVLQSSNSMGSKTLEDVLEEYQIKLDSRDKSSICKESVNLIEGNLRHGFHFVDEKILLITEHEIFQKKLKRRFRRQHASNAERLKDYNELEKGDYVVHHIHGIGQYLGIETIEIKGIHRDYVSVQYQNGDQISIPVEQIQLLSKYVSSDGKAPKLNKLNDGHFKKAKQKVKNQVEDIADDLIKLYSERSQLKGFAFSADDDEQHAFDDAFPYVETDDQLRSIEEIKKDMQDSHPMDRLLVGDVGFGKTEVAMRAAFKAVNDHKQVVVLVPTTVLAQQHYTNFKERFQNFAVNIDVLSRFRSKKEQAETLEKLKNGQIDILIGTHRVLSKDVVFSDLGLMIIDEEQRFGVKHKETLKELKKQVDVLTLTATPIPRTLHMSMLGIRDLSVIETPPTNRYPVQTYVLEKNDSVIRDAVLREMERGGQVYYLYNKVDTIDRKVSELQELIPEASIGYVHGQMSEIQLENTLLDFIEGQYDILVTTTIIETGVDIPNANTLFIENADHMGLSTLYQLRGRVGRSNRIAYAYLMYRPEKSISEVSEKRLEAIKGFTELGSGFKIAMRDLSIRGAGNLLGKSQSGFIDSVGFELYSQLLEEAIAKRNGNENTRTKGNAELILQIDAYLPDTYISDQRHKIEIYKKIRQIDSRVNYEELQEELMDRFGEYPDVVAYLLEIGLVKSYLDKVFVERVERKENKITVQFEKVTQRLFLAQDYFKSLSATNLKATIAENRGLMEVVFDVRNKKDYEILEGLMIFGESLLEIKESKEANSI
- a CDS encoding septum formation initiator family protein, with product MSKNIVQMNNPFIQNEHQRRRYLMKERQKRNRFMGWVLILMILLFILPTYNLAQSYNQLLQRRQQLTELKEQYQTLSDEKDKESAFASKLKDEDYVAKYARAKYYYSKKREAIYTIPDLLPR
- the tilS gene encoding tRNA lysidine(34) synthetase TilS, yielding MRKRDFLNHFLRKEYFKKHSKVVLALSGGLDSMFLFHLLSTYQKELEIELIVAHVNHKQRSESDWEENELRKLADAAELPIYITSFSGDFSEARAREFRYDFFRKIMKEVGATALVTAHHADDQVETILMRLIRGSRLRHLTGIKESQVVDDIEIIRPLLHFHKTDFPPIFHFEDQTNRENSYFRNRIRNRYLPELEKENPRLKSALLDFGMEVSDYQATITELSEQIDVEDLNELFSYSEQTQGVLLQNYLNQFPDLNLTKSQFDEVRQILARKSQYRHPLKNGYELIKEYQKFRVCKISPQADEKEDELVLHYQNQVRYMGYLFSFGIPIEGKSVQRVTVSRETSVHIRYRKPGDVIRLNGHRKKLRRLYIDLKIPIEKRKTTPIIEQFGEIVSILGIATSDLSKNTKNDIMNTVLYIEKIDR
- the hpt gene encoding hypoxanthine phosphoribosyltransferase; the protein is MLEHDIKKILISHDEIIEAAKKLGKQLTKDYDGKNPILVGILKGSIPFMAELVKHIDTHIEIDFMMVSSYHGGTASSGVINIKQDVTQDIKGRHILFVEDIIDTGQTLKNLRDMFIAREAASVKIATLLDKPEGRVVEIEADYTCFTIPNEFVVGYGLDYKENYRNLPYVGVLKEEVYSN
- a CDS encoding SP_0009 family protein, which encodes MENILKVVEQFLSLSDEKLEELATKNHLLRLQEEREGKNA
- the pth gene encoding aminoacyl-tRNA hydrolase; amino-acid sequence: MTKLLVGLGNPGDKYFETKHNVGFMLIDQLAKKQNVTFTHDKIFQADLASFFLNGEKIYLVKPTTFMNESGKAVHALLTYYGLDIEDLLVIYDDLDMEVGRIRLRAKGSAGGHNGIKSIIKHIGTQVFNRVKIGIGRPKKGMSVVHHVLSKFDQDDYVGILQSVDKVDDAVNYYLQEKNFEKTMQRYNG
- the ychF gene encoding redox-regulated ATPase YchF yields the protein MALTAGIVGLPNVGKSTLFNAITKAGAEAANYPFATIDPNVGMVEVPDERLQKLTEMITPKKTVPTTFEFTDIAGIVKGASKGEGLGNKFLANIREVDAIVHVVRAFDDENVMREQGREDAFVDPLADIDTINLELILADLESVNKRYARVEKMARTQKDKESVAEFNVLQKIKPVLEDGKSARTIEFTDEEQKVVKGLFLLTTKPVLYVANVDEDVVSDPDSIEYVKQIREFAATENAEVVVISARAEEEISELDEEDKQEFLEALGLTESGVDKLTRAAYHLLGLGTYFTAGEKEVRAWTFKRGMKAPQAAGIIHSDFEKGFIRAVTMSYEDLVKYGSEKAVKEAGRLREEGKEYVVQDGDIMEFRFNV
- a CDS encoding RNA-binding S4 domain-containing protein; its protein translation is MRLDKYLKVSRIIKRRTVAKEVADKGRIKVNGILAKSSTDLKVDDQVEIRFGSKLLLVKVLEMKDSTKKEDAAGMYEILSETRVEENV
- the ftsH gene encoding ATP-dependent zinc metalloprotease FtsH; this encodes MKKQNNGLVRNPFLYLLIIFFLVTGFQYFYSGNTAGRSEKINYTELVKEITADNVKELTYQPNGSIIEVSGVYKNPKTSKEETGIQFFTPTATTVERFSSTILPSDSTVSELQKLASEHQAEVTVKHESSSGMWINILVSVVPFAILLFFLFSMMGNMGGNSGRNPMSFGRSKAKAANKEDIKVRFSDVAGAEEEKQELVEVVEFLKDPKRFTKLGARIPAGVLLEGPPGTGKTLLAKAVAGEAGVPFFSISGSDFVEMFVGVGASRVRSLFEDAKKAAPAIIFIDEIDAVGRQRGVGLGGGNDEREQTLNQLLIEMDGFEGNEGIIVIAATNRSDVLDPALLRPGRFDRKVLVGRPDVKGREAILKVHAKNKPLAEDVDLKLVAQQTPGFVGADLENVLNEAALVAARRNKSVIDASDIDEAEDRVIAGPSKKDKTVSQKERELVAYHEAGHTIVGLVLSNARVVHKVTIVPRGRAGGYMIALPKEDQMLLSKEDMKEQLAGLMGGRVAEEIIFNVQTTGASNDFEQATQMARAMVTEYGMSEKLGPVQYEGNHAMFGAQSPQKSISEQTAYEIDEEVRSLLNEARNKAAEIIQSNRETHKLIAEALLKYETLDSTQIKSLYETGKMPETVEEESHALSYDEVKSKMSEEK